One Maribacter sp. HTCC2170 genomic window, CGCAGGTCCTTAATTCTTCTGACCCGTAAAAATGTTTGAAATGACTCAAAAAGTCCTTCTCAATATCGTTCAATGTAAAATATACTTCATAAAGATTATGATTACAAGTATCGCAGAACCAAAGTAACCCATCATCTACTTTCATTTCCGCCCTTTTGCGTTCTATGACCAAACCTATTGACCCTTCATATCTAACAGGTGAATGGGGAACTCCTGCTGGGTGAAGATACATATCACCAGGCCCCAGTTTCATAGTCTTTTTTTGACGATCTTCTTGTATATGAACTTCAATGTTTCCTTCTAATTGATAAAACAATTCTTCAGTTTCATTATAATGATAGTCTTTTCGGGCATTGGGTCCTGCCACAATCATCACAATATAATCACCGGATTCTTTATAGAGGTTTTTGTTTCCGACGGGAGGTTTTAATAGATCTCTATTTTCCTCAATCCACTTATTCAGATTAAAAGGGGGTATAATGGCCATTTACTTCTTTTCTTGAAAGGTAAAAAAAGTATTGGTACAATGAATGACTAAGCGGTTGAAAATTGGTTCGTGATAAAGTTAGAGCTTGTAGAAAAACTATTTTTTAAAGAAAAGCTGGGTAAAATAGTAATCACCTGAAGTGCTTTCTTTGACACTAACAGCAGAATGGGTGAAATCACCTTCCATGGTTTTTTTATGGTCACTACTGTTCAGCCAAGCATTAAAGGCCTGGATTGCACTGTTATAGTCTTTTGCAACATTTTCAGCTACGTATTCGGCCTCTACGGCCGCTGCAATATTAGAAGCTCTAGCACTAAAATTATCATGATTAACACTGCCCTTTGAAATCATATAGTCATTATGATCATTCGCATATTCATAAGCGACGGCACTAAACTCCAATGTATTGTAACCTAATGATAACCTATGATCGTTTACAACGTTCAATAGCTCATTTTCAACCTCAGGGGCATTCTTGGCCTCGTTAATATTTGTATTCTCCAATGATTCCTTTGAACAGGAACCCAAAATACATACAAATAAAACGAGGAAAGCATAATGCAATCTCATCTTCATACAGTGTTCTATTTGTAAGTAGGTAAACTATATAGTAAGTAGGAAGATAAGAAAGGGAATCTTGTGTTCTTTTGTTGAGTGGGGTAAAAGTCAACTCTGTAATGATAGTGAAAATAAAGACAGTTGTTATTAAACCATTAAGTTAATCGATGAACTGCACATTTTTTAAGAAAAATGTAGCCTAAAAGAGACATTATTTTAGAATAGTATTATGAATTTTCATCATACTAAATATCGCATTGGCCTCGTTTTAACATATAAGGGGTCATTCAAGCATAAATTTCATGATTAAACGGAATGCGCTAAAGAGAATCTCCACTACTTTTATATAAAATCCATAATACATGAAAATTACGCAGATCCTAAGAATCTCTCTTCTAATATTATTTTTCATTGGTTGCAACTCAAAAAAAGAAAATGACCTTAACGAATATGATGATTTAAGCAGATATCAAAAATTTGTTGCAGAAGTAAGTCATGGTATTGTTTCTGTAAAAAGTGATGTACGTGTAGTTTTGAATCAACCAGTGGATTCTTGGAACAATGGTGATGAACTCTCAAATGACTTGATGTCGGTTTCACCAAAAGTAGAAGGCAAGGTCATTGCCCTTAATAACAGGACCATTGCCTTTATTCCTGAAGAGGGTTTTAAACAAAATACGGAGTATAAATTCATTTTGGCTTTAGCCGATATCATAAAAGATTTGCCCAAAGACTTAAAAACCATAAGCTTCGGTGTCAAGACTAAAAAGCAACAATTCAATGTTTATACAGACCCATTGCAGTCTTATACTAAAGACCAACAGTTTGTTAATGGGCAATTGCGCAGTTCAGATGTAATGTTCTTGCGAACCGCAAAGGCTTTGATTAAGGCAAGTCAATCAGGAAAAAATTTGAATATTAAGTTTGAAGAAGCTGTAAAGGAAGGAACCCAATTCCATTTTAAGATTGATAGTATTCAGCGGTTTGATGATGATTCGCAGCTCGAAATTGCATGGGATGGCACAAAACATGGTATTGAAAGTTCGGGAAAGAACGCCATAAAAATACCAGGGAAGAACAATTTCACTGTACTAGAGGCATTAGTACAAAATGGCGAGGAACAGCTTGTACTTGTAAATTTTTCTGATCCTATCAAAAAAGGTCAGAATTTTAAAGGTCTTGTTGCTTTAGAAGGAGCCGATGCTCTTAAATTTTCTATCGACGGTAATACCCTAAAAGTTTATCCTAGCGATGATATCAAAGGAACAGCACAACTTGAGGTTTTTGAAGGAATAGAAAGTGTGGACGGGCATAAACTCAGGACCAAATTTGAAGAAAGAATTGCCTTTGAGCAGATAAAACCTGAGATTAGACTTTTGTCCAACGGCACTACTTTACCTTCTTCAAGTAATCTAAAAATCAACTTTGAGACGGTAAACCTTAAGACCATAAATGTTTCGGTACTTAAGATTTATGATAACAACATCCTCCAGTTTTTACAA contains:
- a CDS encoding 3-hydroxyanthranilate 3,4-dioxygenase yields the protein MAIIPPFNLNKWIEENRDLLKPPVGNKNLYKESGDYIVMIVAGPNARKDYHYNETEELFYQLEGNIEVHIQEDRQKKTMKLGPGDMYLHPAGVPHSPVRYEGSIGLVIERKRAEMKVDDGLLWFCDTCNHNLYEVYFTLNDIEKDFLSHFKHFYGSEELRTCDNCGTVMPVDERFTLDE
- a CDS encoding CAP domain-containing protein, translating into MKMRLHYAFLVLFVCILGSCSKESLENTNINEAKNAPEVENELLNVVNDHRLSLGYNTLEFSAVAYEYANDHNDYMISKGSVNHDNFSARASNIAAAVEAEYVAENVAKDYNSAIQAFNAWLNSSDHKKTMEGDFTHSAVSVKESTSGDYYFTQLFFKK